The Meiothermus cerbereus DSM 11376 sequence TCTATCTCCAGGAGCACCCCGAGGTCATCCGGGGGGTGGCGGGGTTCGGGTGGATTCCTGAAGAATGACTATCTATCTAAGGTTGGTATAATACCGGATTCAAAAAGATAATCTTCAAACAAAAAGCGCTAAGAGGCTATCTTTTTGAATCCTAGAGCACTCCCTTCGGTCGGGTTATTTCGTCACCGTTCGGTGACGAAATAACCGAATCTGGTATAAATGCCAGATTCCCACGAGTGCCGCCCATTCAGGCCCTAGCATCCGTGGGAACCCCGGCTATTTATCGCAGCGCATCTTTGTTAAGCCCGATTGACTCCCTTCGGTCGGGGCCGTCTAAACAATCTTGCCAAACCTGTCTTTGGCTAGCGCTTGGACAGGGGCTTATAGGGCAGATCCAGCTTACCGGTGTAGTGGGAGTCTGGGCGCAGTAGGCGGTTATCCACTTTGGTGTACTCGAGGATGTGCGCGCACCAGCCCGAGATGCGGGCCACCGCAAAAATGGGCGTGAAGAACTCGAGCGGGTAGCCCAGGTCGGAGTACACCACCCCAGAGTAGAAATCGACGTTCGGGTAGATGCCTTTGGGGTTGTAGATGGCACCCGCCTGGCGCTCGAGCTCCTTCAAAATGGCGTACTCCTTGCTGTGGCCGTGCTTGGACGCTACCTCTCCCGCGTACTTGTCCAGCACCCCAGCCCTGGGGTCGTAGGACTTGTATACCCGGTGGCCCATGCCCATTACCCGGCCCCTGCGGGCCTGCAGGTCGGCCAGCCAGGACGCGACGTTCTCGGGTGCGCCAATCTCGGCAATCATCTTCATCACGGCCTCGTTGGCCCCGCCGTGCCGAGGCCCTTTGAGCGCGCCTACCGCCGCCACAATGGAGCTATAGATGTCGGTCTGGGTAGAGTAGGTCGCGATGGCGGTAAAGGTAGAGGCATTAAAGCCGTGTTCGGCCTGCAAAATCAGGGCTACGTCCATCAGTTTGGTCTCTTCCTTGCTGGGCAATTTGCCGTTGGACATGTAAAGGAAGTTGGCCGCGTGGGACAAGCCTTTGCGGGGGGCAAGAATTTTCTGCCCCTCCCGGTGGCGCTTGGTGGCCGCTACGATGGTGGCAAACTTGGCGATCAGCGAGAGTGATTTCTCGTAAAGGGCCTCGGGCGAGACGTCGCCTTCGGTGGGGTCGGTCATGCCCAGCTCGCTCACCGCCGTACGGAGCATGGACATGGGGTGGGCATCGCGGGGGAACTGTTTGATTTGCTTGATGACGGAAGGCGGCAAAGCCCGCAGCGAGGCCAGCCTGGCACTGAAGGCCTTAAGCTCCGCTTTGTTGGGTAGGTGGCCGTGCAGAAGTAGGTAGGTTACCTCCTCGAAAGTGGAGTACTCGGCCAGATCCTGGATTTTGTAGCCAGCATAGTACAGGCGACCCTGATCGCCATCGATAAAGCACAGGCTGCTTTCGGTGAAAATGACGTCTTCCAGACCTCGAGCAATGGTTACGGTTGCGCTCATAGACTCTCCTTAAGCTTTCCCGACTGCAGTCGGCTATAGCCTGTGTATTGTATCGCGCTTTTTACACCGAAATACCGCACCAAAGCTCATAATCTTGCAGTGTAGTTACACTAGGGTGTTCGCCACACACCCCACAGTCCGGGCGACGGGGAAAACCAAGGCGGCGGAAGCGCGCCTGCAAGCCGTCGTAGAGCAGAAGCTGGCCGGACAGCACCTCTCCCAGCCCCAGCAGCACCTTGAGCGCCTCGGTAGCCATCAGGCTGCCAATCACGCCGGGAAGCACCCCAAACACCCCGGCTTCCGCACAGTTCGGAACCGCTCCAGGCCTGGGTGGCTGGGGAAACAAACAGCGGTAACAGGGTCCTCCCTGGTAATGAAAAACCGAGAGCTGGCCCTCAAACTGGTGAATGGCCCCGTAAACCAGCGGTTTATCCAGCAAAACACAGGCGTCGTTGATCAGGTAGCGAGTAGGAAAGTTGTCGGTGCAGTCGATGATGAGGTCGTAAGGCTCCAGCAGCCCTAATGCGTTTTCGGAAGTAATGCGCTGGGCATGAGCTTCAACATGGGTATGCGGGTTGATGCTTTCCAGTCTATTTTTTGCCACTTCGGCCTTGCGCTGTCCGATAGATGCGGTATCGAACAGTACCTGCCGCTGCAGGTTGGAGAGGTCCACCCTATCCATTTCTACCAGACCCAATCGGCCCACCCCCGCTGCGGCCAGGTACATGAGCACCGGCGAGCCCAGGCCGCCTGCGCCCACCACCAGCACCGAGCTTTGCTTGAGCCTGGCCTGGCCTGCGCCCCCCACCCCTGGCAGCACGATGTGGCGGGCGTAACGATCCAGCTCCTCCTTAGTCCACATACCAGCACTATAGCAACCCTGCGCAAACGTTCAGTCTTGCTCGAGCCAGACCGGCACTTCTTCCCCTTGCGGTAGCCAAAAAGCCCGCAGGTGTTCTGAACGCATATCGAAGATTACGTAAGGGACACGCCAGAAGGCCTGGGCACGGTCGGTTTCACTAGGCTGCGCGGGCCCATTGGGGTGGGAGTGAAAAATTGCCACGAGCTCGAGGCCCGCCCGTTCGCTATACCGGACTGCTTCGAGGAGGGACTGGGGTTCTGCCTGGTAACGTTCCCAGGGTCGGAGATGAACGTTGGGCAGAGGCCAGACCTGCAAGACCCGTCCGGCCTGGCCCAGCCATAGCCCCACCCCTTCGCGGGGCAGGGCCGCCCGCAGGTGGGAAAGGGTTTGCTCGAGGCATGCCCTGGACAGGCGCACAATCATGTCTCTGTGGGAAGCAACAAAACCTCGCTCAAAAACCGATTGAGCGGCAACAGCCTGCGAAAGGTCTTTTCTACTGTATCCATAAACTCTTCCGAAACAACTATTTCCTCGGATAGGTTGTACGAGACTGTAAAACTACGCTGCTTCAGGTCTTCGATAAGCGGGTGATGGGGGTCAAAGCCTTTGGGCGGGCGGGTTAGCTTGCCTTCTCCATCGAGCTTTAGCTTCTTACGGAGCATCAACCAGCGGGGATCCTGGCGGGCAATAGCCGCCCGGATGCGCCGCAGGTTGTCGGGCTCGGGCATCCACATTCCGGCTCCCAGAAAGCAGTTGTCGGGCTCCAAATGAATATAAAAGCCCGGCATGTGTACATCTTGCCCCAGGCGGTGGCGAAACTGAGCCGCGGCATGGGTCTTGTAGGGGGCTTTGTTGGCGCTAAAGCGGGTATCGCGGTGGATGCGAAAGAGACTTTGGGGGCCCGCTACATAGTCGGGGGTTATTTTCTCCAGGCGCGGAGCGAAATCTGCAATAAAGCGCAGAAACGGCTGCCGAACCCAGGCCTCGTAGCGGGGCTTGTTGGCCTGGAACCACTCCCGCTGGTTGTTGTAGCGCAACTCGACCAGAAAATGAAAAAGTTCGGAGGAAAAATAAGCTTGCTTGGTACCCTTGACAGCGGCCATTGGCGTAACGTTAACGGTTGAATAGTTATAGGAATTGTTGCTAAGGCTCGAGTTGACCCCAAATTGGGCCTAGTTGAGCTGCGCCAGCGCGGCCTGGAGCTGATCCGGGCTCATGTAGCCTCGCACTTCCCCCAGCAGCTTACCCTTGGAGTCGTAAAAAAAGTTCGAGGGATAGCCGTTCACCCTCAGCGACCTGGAAACCGTGCGCAAGGCATCCTGGTACACCACCGCGCTGGCAAAACCCCGGGTGTCGTGGAACTGGCGCACCAGTTGGGCCGGCTCGCCGTCGTTCACAAAGGCGAAATGAACATCTGGACGCTGGCGGGCTATCGCTTCGAACTCGGGGAGCTGCCGCTGGCAGTAGGTGCACCAGGTAGCCCAAACGGTAAGCACGGTGGGCTTTCCACTCTGGAGCTGTACGCTGCTCCCGTCGAGGCGGACCAACTGGGCTTGAGGCAAATCCCCAGTTCTTTGCGGGGGAGAGGAAACCAAAGCCAGCACAAGCAGGCCAACTGCAATAAGGCCAACGATGCCCAGCTGCAAAGCCGGGGAAAGTTTTTTAGGTGCAGCTTCCATCCAGATAAGTCTAGCAGGGCGCCAGCCCGTAATGTGTTTACCGCTTCCAAAGGGCCGGATACTAATACCAGATTCGGTTAGTTCGTCACCGAACGGTGACGAACTAACCCGACCAAAGGGATACGCTTTCTTCGCCGAGCGCAGCGAGGGGCGTGCTCTAGGATTCAAAAAGATAGCCTCTTAGCGCTTTTTGTTTGAAGATTATCTTTTTGAATCCGGTATAAGGTGGATGACGCCAGTGGCGAGGCGGCGCTCTCGGCGCCTGGTTGAGGGGATGCCGGCCCATAGCATGTTTGCGCTCCAGAGGTTCCCGGTGTAACCGGCCTCGAGGGGGTGGGCGGCGAGAAAAGCCTGCGCTGAATCAAGCGTATACTGCCCTTGTGTCCACCTGGCCCCACGCACCCTCCGATACCAAGCAAGTGGCGATTCCCCCCCTGGTACGAAAAAACACCTGGCTGCTGGCCATCACCCAGGCCGTGAGCGGAGCGGGTATGCAGCTCGTACCCACCTTTGGGGCCATCCAGGTGGTGCTATTGCTGGGTAATGCCACATTCGCGGGTCTAGCCACCAGCCTTCTGGCCTTGTCCAGGGTGATGACGGCCTATTTTGTGGGGCGCATGACCGACCGGAGGGGAAGGAAAGCCGGGCTATACCTGGGATTGTGGCTGGCGCTGGTGGGGGCCTTGCTCATCGGCACCGCCACCCTGTTGGGCTCGTTTGCCCTGTTTGGTGCGGGTGTGCTGGTGTTTGGGAGTGGGGTGGGGGCCGTCCAGCAGATGCGGGTGGCGGCAGCCGACATGTACCCCCCCAGCCGACGGGCCGAGGGGCTTAGCCTGGTGGCGATGGGTTCGTTGTTCGGTGCGGGCCTCTCCCCTCTGGTGGTTTGGACGGCTGAGCAGCTGGGGCTGGCCCTGGGGGTGAGCGAGATTGCCCTGGCCTGGCTGATGGTGCCGCTACTGATCCTACCGAGCTTTTTGCTGGTAAACAGCATTCGACCTGACCCAAAGCAGATGGCCCTCGAGCTCAGCCGCTATTACCCGGCCTGGGCCTTGCACAGCACTGCTTCGACCTCGGAAAACCTCGAGCAAAAAGACTTGGCCCGCATCCGGGTTGCCGCCATCCTTACCGCGGTGGTGGTGCAGGGGCAGATGGTCATGATGATGGCCATGACCGCCCTGGCCCTCAAGGCCCTCGATTGTAGCCTTTCGCAAATCTCTTTTTCGGTGGCGCTGCACGTAATGGGCATGTTTGCTTTTTCCTGGCCCATAGGCCGCCTGGCCGACCGCCTGGGCCGCAAGCCGGTGATTATGGCGGGGCTGGTAGTAGCGGGGCTGGGGGCCTTGCTGGTGGGGCTGGGCGAGGGCTACTGGGTCATCACCGCCGGTACTTTTCTGGTGGGACTGGGCTGGTCAGGGGCTTTTTTGAGCGCCAATACCATGCTGACCGACGTGACGCCACCCACCCGGCGCGGCCAGGCCATTGGGGTGCTCGACCTGTGGTCCAACACCGCCGGCATGAGCCTGCCCATCCTGGGGGGGCTGATTGTAGAAGGGTTCGATTTACAAGCGCTGGGCTTTTTTGGCGCCCTTTTGGTGCTGATTCCACTTTACAATTTGTTTCAGGTGCGGGAACAACAACCCGGAGACTACCGCCCATAAACCCAAAGCATGTCGTTGCCCAAAGAACTACTCCCCTACCCTAGCTACGCCGAATGGCTGCGCGACCTTGAAGGCTATGCCGGACAGCTCGCATTTGTGCGGGTACTGCCCCCACAGCCTCCAGAAAAAGTTCCCTACGACGGCATTTTCTCGGGCGTGCTGATGGCCTTGAGGCTCTACCCCTATCGCTTTCAGGCTGAGGCCTTGGCCCAGCTCGAGCAGAACCAGCACCTGGTGATGAGCACCTCTACGGCCTCCGGCAAGAGCCTGGTCTTTCAGGTTCCGGTGCTAAAGGCTTTGCTCGAGGGCCAGACTTCGCTGTTGCTCTATCCCACCAAGGCCCTGGCCCACGACCAGCTCGGGCGCTTAAGGCAGATGGGCAGGGCGCTCGAGGTCGCCGACAAAGTCTATGCCTACGACGGCGATACCCCCGATTCAGAGCGCAAAAAAGCCAGGGAGATGGGGCAGGCCCTCCTCACCAACCCCGATATGCTGCACTTTGGCCTGCTGCCCCGCCACGGGGAGTGGGCCGAGTTTCTCGCTAGGCTGCGGTACATCGTGCTGGACGAACTGCACGCCTACCGGGGAGTGTTTGGCACACATACCGCCCTGATTCTGCAAAGGCTGTTGCGGCTGGCCTGGCACTACGGGGCTCGCCCCCAGGTGATTGCGGCCAGCGCCACCATCGCCAACCCCGCCGAGCACGCCCAGAGCCTGACCAGCTTGCCGTTTGCTCAGATCACCGCTAGCCCCCGGGGAGCCGAGCGCGAGTTTGCGGTCTGGGTGCCTAAAGCCCTGGATAAGGAAGGCAAGAGCCGTCGCAGCCCCAACCTTGAGGCGGCCTTGCTGGCCCGCTATGCCGCCGAGCAGGGGCTGCGCACCCTGATTTTTACCAACGCCCGGCGCACCGCCGAGCTGGTCGCCCGCTACGCCGCCGACGAGCGGGTACGGCCCTACCGGGCTGGCTATACCGCTGCCGAACGCAGAAAGCTGGAACAGGCTTTGCAGGAAGGCGAAGTTCGAGTGCTGGTGAGCACCAGCGCCCTCGAGCTGGGGGTGGACATTGGGGGGCTGGACGTCGTGGTTCTGTTGGGTTATCCGGGCTCGGTGAGCTCGTTTTGGCAGCGGGCCGGGCGGGCCGGACGGGGAACAAGGCGCGCACTGGTGCTCTGGATTCCCCGCGAAGACCCCATGGACGCCTATTTTGAACAGCACCCCGAACTGCTCCTGGCAGGCGCGCCCGAGGCGGCCATTGCCGACCCCGACAACCCCACGCTCTTTCCCCTACACGCCCACTGCGCCGCACGGGAGTTGCCCATTGCGCTACCCAGCGCTACCCAGGCCCCCGACCCTTTTTACAAACCCTGGCACAACATCCAGCCCCCCCTCATCGAGAAATACGGACGGCTTTACTCAACCCTGCGAAACCCACACCAGGCCCTGGTTTTGCGGGGGTTTGGCAAGAGTTTTAGCTTGCGCGACAACAGCGGGAAGCTACTGGGCACCCTGGATGAGCGCCAGGCCTACTGGGAGGCCCATCCTGGAGCAGTTTATCTGCACCAGGGCGAAACTTACCTGGTGCGCAACCTCGACCCCGAGCGGCGGGAAATTGTGCTCTTGCCGGGCCTCGAGGACTACTACACCCAGCCCCGGGCCGAGACCGAAATCGAGGTGCTGCAGGGCGAGGAGATTCTGGAGGGAGTCTGGGTGGGGCCGGTGGTGCTGCGGGAGCGGGTGACGGGCTATGTGAAAAAGCGCTTCATAACCGAGACCGTGCTGGAAGAGGTGGCCCTCTTGATGCCCGAGCTGACCTTTCAGACCGAGGCGGTCTGGTTTCACCCCTGCGAAGGCCTGGTGGTGCTGCCCACCCTGGAGGAAGCCCGCCAGCCCGACCAGACTTTTCTAACCGAAGCCCAGGTGCCCGCGGCCCTCCACGCCCTCGAGCACACCCTGATTGGCCTCTTACCCCTCTTCGTGCTGGCCGAGCGGCAGGACATCGGCGGGGTTTCCTATCCCTTCTACCCCCGGCCCCTGCCCTCGAGGGGCGGCCCCACCATCTTCATCTACGATGGTTATCCGGGCGGGGTGGGGTACGCTCGAGCGGCGGCGCGGCAGTTCTCCCGCTGGATCGCCGCCGCCCGCGACCTGCTACAGCGCTGCCCATGTGAGGAAGGCTGCCCACGTTGCATCCTGTCTCCCAAGTGCGGCAATGGCAACCAGTATCTGGACAAACAGGCCGCCTTACTGCTGGCCGAGTCGCTTAGTGCCCATTACCGCAGCGGAAAGCCCAACTGATGAATGAACTTATTGCCCAGATGGTAGATTCGCTCGAGTCCGACCCCAAGGTAACAAGGGTGCTACCAGCTCCCGCGCGGGACGATGCTACCCCCTCACCCGCAGCAAAACTGCCCTAACCCTCATTGACTGGCTTCTGCCGAGAATAGACTAAACCTCTGTGGGCCTGCCTTCGCTAAATGATGTGATTGCCGCTATTGCCACACCCCCCGGCAAGGGCGCGGTGGGGATTGTGCGGGTCTCGGGCAATGGCGCTCTAGAACTGGTCTCGAGGCTCTGGCAGGGCAAAAACCCTTGCAGGCTGGCCGGTGGGCGCTTTACCTACGGCATAATCTGCGACCCGAACACCCTGGAAGTGCTGGACGAGGCGCTGTTACTGGTCTTCCGCAAGCCGCACTCCTACACCGGCCAGGACAGCGCCGAGCTGCACACCCACGGCTCACCCGCGGTGTTGCGCCGGGTTTTGCAGGCACTGTTTGAGCTGGGGGCCCGCCCGGCCCAGCCCGGCGAATTCACGTTGCGGGCCTACCTGAACGGAAAAATGGACCTGGCCCAGGCCGAGGCGGTGTTGAGCTTGGTAGAGGCCGAGTCAGACGCCGCCCGGCGGCAGGCCTTGCGGGGCCTCTGCGCGGGGTTGTCGCAGAAGATCACCCACCTCTGCGAGCAATTGTTCGACCTGCTGGCGCACATCCAGGCCTGGCTGGACTACCCCGAAGAAGGGGTCGAACCCGCCCAGATTCAGGAAACCCTCGAGCCCGTTTTGCAGGAAATCGGCCACCTGCTGGCCACCGCCCCCGCCGGGCGCATCGCCCAGAAAGGGGCCCGGATTGCCCTGGTGGGGGCCCCCAATGCCGGCAAGTCCAGCCTCCTCAACGCGCTCTTAGGCTACGAGCGGGCCATCGTTACACCCATCCCAGGCACCACCCGCGACTACCTGGAAGCTCCGCTGGAGATTGCCGGGGTGCCCATTGTGGCTATAGACACCGCCGGAGTCCGGGAAACCCACGACCCAATCGAGAAAAGCGGGGTGGAACGGGCCTTACAGATCGCACAGGAAGCCGACCTGGTGCTCTACCTGGCCGACCAGAGCCAGCCCCACCCCACCCCGCCACCGCTGCCCTGGGAGCGCACCCTGAAGGTAGCCACCAAGGCCGACCTGGCCCCCGCCTGGACAGCGGATTCGTACCTGCGGGTCTCGAGCCAGACCGGCCTGGGCCTGCACGAGCTACGCCAGCAAATCCACCAGCGGCTTCTGGGCCAGGCCCCCGAGGGGGAGCTTTGGGTCAGCAACGAGCGGCATGTGGAGGCCCTGCGCCGGGCCCAAACCCACCTGCACGAAGCCCTGCAAGCCCCCCAGGACCTGGCCGCCCTCTCGATCGAGATGGCCCTGGACGCGCTGGCCGAAATCCTGGGCAAAGACGTTTCGGAAGAGGTGATTGACCGAGTATTCCGTAACTTTTGCGTGGGCAAGTGAAAAGTCGAAGGCAAAAAGCCAAGCACCCCTCGAGCTTTGTCCTTGAACTTCCCACCCTGATGGCGCGCATTCGTTGAAAAGCGGCTTCTGTCGTCTGTCCCGAGGGTAATCGTCCCCTGGGTGAACAGCGGCGCCAGCCGTCTGTCCCGAAGGGGATCGTCCCTGGGTGAACAGCGGCGCCAGCCGTCTGTCCCGAAGGGGATCGTCCGCTTGGTGAACAGCCGCTTTAGCGGTCTGTCCCGAAGGGGATCGTCCCTAGGTGAACAGGCTGGTCGGGGCTATGTCCCAAAAGACCGTCCCCTGCACTTGTACGGTGCTGGCAGCCCACGTAAACTTGCCGCCATGGAGGAGCCCAAAGCGGTAGTCTCAAAACGCAGCCTGCAGACCTATGTGGTTGCGGTAGGGCTGATGGTCATGGGCCTGGCCCTGGTAGCTTTATGCAGCGCCGCCTGGCTACAGGGCGTCGAGCCGCGCTGGTCGGTGATTCTGTTTGGGCTGCTGGGGGTTTACATGGTGCTACTCGGGGTGGATGAAGGCTGGCTGAGCGGGCTCGAGGTCACCCCCACCCACCTGCGCATCCAGAGCTTTGGCCGCTGGACGGAACACCCGCTGCCCCGCGTTGAGGCCGTGGATGGCCTGCGGGACATCCTGGGCGGTGGAATCCAGCTGGTTCTGATAGCCAGCGAAGGCGAGGCCATCCGGGTTCCGCTGCGCCGCTACGCCAACGCTGGCCCCCTGGCCCAGGGCTTGCTGGATGCGCTGTGGTTGAAAAACCCCCAGCTTATCCTGATGCCCCGTTTGGCCAGGCGGCTGGGCCAGCCCCCCTTCGGGGTTTTGGCCGCTAAGAAATCCAGGCGTTAGCCTCTATGATTGAGGTATGGAGCTGGCGTGGGTAGGGGCCGCCTATGGGCTGGGGTTGCTGGCGAGCCGCTTTGGCCTGCCACCCCTGGTGGGCTATCTGGGGGCGGGTTTTGCGCTCTGGGGGTTTGGCTACCAGGACAGCCGCTTGCTGGGAGAAATCGCCGATGTGGGCGTGCTGCTGCTTTTGTTTACGGTG is a genomic window containing:
- a CDS encoding DEAD/DEAH box helicase; this encodes MSLPKELLPYPSYAEWLRDLEGYAGQLAFVRVLPPQPPEKVPYDGIFSGVLMALRLYPYRFQAEALAQLEQNQHLVMSTSTASGKSLVFQVPVLKALLEGQTSLLLYPTKALAHDQLGRLRQMGRALEVADKVYAYDGDTPDSERKKAREMGQALLTNPDMLHFGLLPRHGEWAEFLARLRYIVLDELHAYRGVFGTHTALILQRLLRLAWHYGARPQVIAASATIANPAEHAQSLTSLPFAQITASPRGAEREFAVWVPKALDKEGKSRRSPNLEAALLARYAAEQGLRTLIFTNARRTAELVARYAADERVRPYRAGYTAAERRKLEQALQEGEVRVLVSTSALELGVDIGGLDVVVLLGYPGSVSSFWQRAGRAGRGTRRALVLWIPREDPMDAYFEQHPELLLAGAPEAAIADPDNPTLFPLHAHCAARELPIALPSATQAPDPFYKPWHNIQPPLIEKYGRLYSTLRNPHQALVLRGFGKSFSLRDNSGKLLGTLDERQAYWEAHPGAVYLHQGETYLVRNLDPERREIVLLPGLEDYYTQPRAETEIEVLQGEEILEGVWVGPVVLRERVTGYVKKRFITETVLEEVALLMPELTFQTEAVWFHPCEGLVVLPTLEEARQPDQTFLTEAQVPAALHALEHTLIGLLPLFVLAERQDIGGVSYPFYPRPLPSRGGPTIFIYDGYPGGVGYARAAARQFSRWIAAARDLLQRCPCEEGCPRCILSPKCGNGNQYLDKQAALLLAESLSAHYRSGKPN
- a CDS encoding MFS transporter — its product is MSTWPHAPSDTKQVAIPPLVRKNTWLLAITQAVSGAGMQLVPTFGAIQVVLLLGNATFAGLATSLLALSRVMTAYFVGRMTDRRGRKAGLYLGLWLALVGALLIGTATLLGSFALFGAGVLVFGSGVGAVQQMRVAAADMYPPSRRAEGLSLVAMGSLFGAGLSPLVVWTAEQLGLALGVSEIALAWLMVPLLILPSFLLVNSIRPDPKQMALELSRYYPAWALHSTASTSENLEQKDLARIRVAAILTAVVVQGQMVMMMAMTALALKALDCSLSQISFSVALHVMGMFAFSWPIGRLADRLGRKPVIMAGLVVAGLGALLVGLGEGYWVITAGTFLVGLGWSGAFLSANTMLTDVTPPTRRGQAIGVLDLWSNTAGMSLPILGGLIVEGFDLQALGFFGALLVLIPLYNLFQVREQQPGDYRP
- a CDS encoding citrate synthase/methylcitrate synthase, whose protein sequence is MSATVTIARGLEDVIFTESSLCFIDGDQGRLYYAGYKIQDLAEYSTFEEVTYLLLHGHLPNKAELKAFSARLASLRALPPSVIKQIKQFPRDAHPMSMLRTAVSELGMTDPTEGDVSPEALYEKSLSLIAKFATIVAATKRHREGQKILAPRKGLSHAANFLYMSNGKLPSKEETKLMDVALILQAEHGFNASTFTAIATYSTQTDIYSSIVAAVGALKGPRHGGANEAVMKMIAEIGAPENVASWLADLQARRGRVMGMGHRVYKSYDPRAGVLDKYAGEVASKHGHSKEYAILKELERQAGAIYNPKGIYPNVDFYSGVVYSDLGYPLEFFTPIFAVARISGWCAHILEYTKVDNRLLRPDSHYTGKLDLPYKPLSKR
- a CDS encoding HesA/MoeB/ThiF family protein — encoded protein: MWTKEELDRYARHIVLPGVGGAGQARLKQSSVLVVGAGGLGSPVLMYLAAAGVGRLGLVEMDRVDLSNLQRQVLFDTASIGQRKAEVAKNRLESINPHTHVEAHAQRITSENALGLLEPYDLIIDCTDNFPTRYLINDACVLLDKPLVYGAIHQFEGQLSVFHYQGGPCYRCLFPQPPRPGAVPNCAEAGVFGVLPGVIGSLMATEALKVLLGLGEVLSGQLLLYDGLQARFRRLGFPRRPDCGVCGEHPSVTTLQDYELWCGISV
- a CDS encoding M67 family metallopeptidase, whose product is MIVRLSRACLEQTLSHLRAALPREGVGLWLGQAGRVLQVWPLPNVHLRPWERYQAEPQSLLEAVRYSERAGLELVAIFHSHPNGPAQPSETDRAQAFWRVPYVIFDMRSEHLRAFWLPQGEEVPVWLEQD
- a CDS encoding DUF2461 domain-containing protein, yielding MAAVKGTKQAYFSSELFHFLVELRYNNQREWFQANKPRYEAWVRQPFLRFIADFAPRLEKITPDYVAGPQSLFRIHRDTRFSANKAPYKTHAAAQFRHRLGQDVHMPGFYIHLEPDNCFLGAGMWMPEPDNLRRIRAAIARQDPRWLMLRKKLKLDGEGKLTRPPKGFDPHHPLIEDLKQRSFTVSYNLSEEIVVSEEFMDTVEKTFRRLLPLNRFLSEVLLLPTET
- a CDS encoding TlpA family protein disulfide reductase is translated as MEAAPKKLSPALQLGIVGLIAVGLLVLALVSSPPQRTGDLPQAQLVRLDGSSVQLQSGKPTVLTVWATWCTYCQRQLPEFEAIARQRPDVHFAFVNDGEPAQLVRQFHDTRGFASAVVYQDALRTVSRSLRVNGYPSNFFYDSKGKLLGEVRGYMSPDQLQAALAQLN
- the mnmE gene encoding tRNA uridine-5-carboxymethylaminomethyl(34) synthesis GTPase MnmE, encoding MGLPSLNDVIAAIATPPGKGAVGIVRVSGNGALELVSRLWQGKNPCRLAGGRFTYGIICDPNTLEVLDEALLLVFRKPHSYTGQDSAELHTHGSPAVLRRVLQALFELGARPAQPGEFTLRAYLNGKMDLAQAEAVLSLVEAESDAARRQALRGLCAGLSQKITHLCEQLFDLLAHIQAWLDYPEEGVEPAQIQETLEPVLQEIGHLLATAPAGRIAQKGARIALVGAPNAGKSSLLNALLGYERAIVTPIPGTTRDYLEAPLEIAGVPIVAIDTAGVRETHDPIEKSGVERALQIAQEADLVLYLADQSQPHPTPPPLPWERTLKVATKADLAPAWTADSYLRVSSQTGLGLHELRQQIHQRLLGQAPEGELWVSNERHVEALRRAQTHLHEALQAPQDLAALSIEMALDALAEILGKDVSEEVIDRVFRNFCVGK